A DNA window from Coffea arabica cultivar ET-39 chromosome 6c, Coffea Arabica ET-39 HiFi, whole genome shotgun sequence contains the following coding sequences:
- the LOC113692056 gene encoding uncharacterized protein encodes MSWAEKDHILWASSNLTGHCVIYFKIAKIRAFGLSFNPASSSSSSLTLLLLFLQTSKMPSHKTFVIKKKLAKKKRQNRPIPHWIRMRTGNTIRYNAKRRHWRRTKLGF; translated from the exons ATGAGCTGGGCTGAAAAAGATCATATTCTTTGGGCTTCCTCCAATTTGACGGGCCACTGTGTCATTTACTTCAAAATTGCCAAGATTAGGGCTTTTGGTCTTTCATTCAACCccgcttcttcttcttcttcttctctgaCACTGCTCCTGCTTTTTCTCCAAACATCGAAAATG ccTTCCCACAAGACTTTCGTCATTAAGAAGAAGTTGGCGAAGAAGAAGAGGCAGAACCGACCCATTCCTCACTGGATTCGGATGCGAACTGGCAATACTATCAg GTACAACGCAAAGCGGAGGCATTGGCGTCGCACCAAGCTAGGGTTTTAG